Proteins from a genomic interval of Candidatus Tumulicola sp.:
- a CDS encoding cation transporter, translated as MEQAPAAPSTAVLQRRAPALRQALVLEWITLAWMVVEAGAALWAALTAGSLSLLAFGLDSGVELASASVLVWRLRSELEHHCEDAECQRTERVERSAARITAVLLFALAVYVGVAAVLKLFAHTGEAVSVLGLAVTIVSIPIMIALANAKRRLSAALDSGALRADAAQGTACWYLAVAVLGGIALQAWFGAWWADAVASLAIVAFLVQEGREAWQGIRCC; from the coding sequence TTGGAACAAGCTCCTGCCGCCCCGTCCACGGCGGTCCTTCAACGGCGCGCGCCGGCGCTGCGTCAGGCGCTGGTTTTGGAATGGATCACCCTAGCGTGGATGGTGGTCGAAGCCGGGGCGGCGCTGTGGGCCGCCCTCACAGCGGGTAGTCTCTCGCTCTTGGCATTCGGGCTTGACAGCGGCGTCGAACTCGCTTCGGCGAGCGTGCTCGTATGGCGGCTGCGCAGCGAACTCGAGCATCACTGCGAGGATGCCGAATGTCAGCGCACCGAGCGGGTCGAGCGCAGCGCTGCGCGCATCACGGCCGTTCTGCTCTTCGCCTTGGCGGTGTACGTCGGCGTCGCGGCCGTGCTGAAACTGTTTGCTCACACCGGCGAAGCCGTATCCGTGCTCGGACTGGCGGTGACGATCGTCTCGATACCCATCATGATCGCCTTGGCGAACGCCAAACGCAGATTATCCGCGGCGCTCGATAGCGGCGCCCTGCGCGCTGACGCCGCGCAGGGAACCGCCTGTTGGTATCTGGCTGTCGCCGTGCTTGGCGGAATTGCGCTTCAAGCTTGGTTCGGAGCGTGGTGGGCAGATGCCGTGGCATCGCTCGCAATCGTCGCGTTCCTGGTTCAAGAGGGCCGCGAGGCGTGGCAAGGCATCCGCTGCTGCTGA
- a CDS encoding VOC family protein, translating to MEFVPYLFITGGRCEEALNFYKRIFGGEIGQIMRWKEAPAEMGLPAELGNRIMHSTFTSPAVKFMASDAQPTTQYGDGAISLSLGTKDVSEAKRLFDALSQGGKVEVPLEKAFWGAMFGMFTDKYGIDWMVNGQLEQ from the coding sequence ATGGAATTCGTGCCCTATCTTTTCATCACCGGCGGCCGATGCGAAGAGGCCCTCAATTTCTATAAGCGCATTTTCGGCGGGGAGATCGGCCAAATCATGCGTTGGAAAGAAGCGCCGGCGGAAATGGGTCTGCCGGCAGAGCTGGGCAACAGGATAATGCATTCCACCTTCACCTCGCCCGCTGTCAAATTCATGGCGTCGGACGCTCAGCCGACTACGCAATACGGCGATGGCGCCATATCCCTCTCGCTCGGCACGAAAGACGTGAGCGAAGCCAAGCGACTCTTCGACGCTCTCTCTCAAGGCGGTAAGGTCGAGGTGCCGTTGGAGAAGGCTTTCTGGGGCGCGATGTTCGGCATGTTCACCGACAAATACGGCATTGACTGGATGGTCAATGGCCAGTTGGAGCAATAA
- a CDS encoding hemerythrin domain-containing protein, whose protein sequence is MSTFEEKPETGLGRALFEELVWIHGMIRHDLATVRQLAADIATSMPAHEVTAEIKDLKRDSKLWQLKVGCLRYCRFVHSHHNLEDAAFFPSLRAANPALNPVVDKLEDDHRKVSDLLDAVEEGADVLTKIDSDAVRRSIADTLTVLGERLLEHLDYEELNVGPTLRRTQGI, encoded by the coding sequence ATGAGCACCTTCGAAGAGAAGCCGGAAACGGGGCTGGGGCGCGCGCTTTTTGAAGAGCTGGTGTGGATCCACGGTATGATCCGCCATGATCTTGCAACGGTACGCCAGCTTGCGGCCGACATCGCGACCAGCATGCCGGCTCACGAGGTGACGGCCGAGATTAAGGACCTTAAGCGGGATAGCAAGCTATGGCAGCTCAAGGTGGGATGTCTGCGCTACTGCCGTTTTGTCCACTCGCACCACAACCTCGAAGACGCTGCCTTTTTCCCGTCGCTGCGAGCCGCCAATCCTGCCCTTAATCCGGTAGTCGACAAACTTGAAGACGACCATCGCAAGGTTTCCGATTTATTGGATGCAGTCGAAGAAGGCGCCGACGTCCTCACCAAGATCGATAGCGATGCCGTGCGGCGCAGCATCGCCGACACGCTGACCGTGCTCGGCGAACGTCTCCTCGAGCACCTCGACTACGAGGAACTGAACGTCGGCCCGACATTGCGCCGGACGCAAGGGATCTAG
- a CDS encoding DUF427 domain-containing protein, with the protein MAAEGVKVQKEPSPDHPIAIEPTPGRVVVRMNGRVIADSNAGLELCEADYPAVQYVPRKDVNMSLLERSTHVTYCPYKGDCSYFDIVIGGLRSKNAVWTYENPFPAVAAIRGHLAFYPERVDSVETDDT; encoded by the coding sequence ATGGCAGCCGAAGGCGTCAAGGTTCAGAAGGAACCTAGCCCCGATCATCCCATAGCAATCGAACCCACCCCGGGGCGCGTGGTCGTGAGGATGAACGGCAGGGTGATCGCAGATTCAAATGCGGGCCTAGAGCTTTGCGAAGCGGATTATCCGGCGGTCCAATACGTTCCGCGGAAAGACGTGAACATGTCGCTGCTTGAGCGGTCCACCCATGTTACGTACTGCCCGTACAAAGGCGATTGCTCGTACTTCGACATTGTAATCGGCGGATTGCGCTCGAAAAACGCAGTGTGGACTTATGAAAACCCGTTTCCCGCCGTGGCCGCGATCAGGGGGCACCTTGCCTTCTATCCCGAGCGCGTGGACAGCGTCGAAACGGACGACACCTAG
- a CDS encoding DUF1573 domain-containing protein translates to MRRLIWCYALAFAVVGPLLFLAPANALASGPTPPFTQCPAIGADLSCGVLVVIDDKGRVTGYYDPSQGPYDGGDDTLVGIINKSHATVTSIPLSGPDIFGFDGDGLCTYILCTWPNPTGYEGPKNTFTVTDASDGFVNFPGGLAPGASTYFSLEGPTPFVPWVVVHPSNLDHLDVTPNTDHGGLDFGNLESGLMHEQTLTITNGGNTPLKISSATIPGSVFKVVLGPSTTCVNASGTVVSVDPDDSCTIQVSFTATHMGLVEETGELTLTDNATDSPQYVSLRGTTTLHNLLDGQVGEEQGSHYPLTSPCKAHTVIFGKTVGWGLLSPPPVVAPETLEGQVVEGHIATEDATHVPVLGPDSLHFAADYNFFVYPDQGYRKLLKHGNFLVTSEYTPSEVGRLEVEWERAGHGHDGLPEWAWPTVGDKVKVVGWHILDCSHGKPNYRTEIHPPLFVATYRNAALAPLGGWNGRLGSSDPSDNHEATHVDVFASSYGGGAFGIEFGHPGLTHQPVSVPTYTFDVMAPPRPSATAVLAPPGVKQMQGAPGPLTWTPTPDGRGYTFTLKFPSSTGTVVSGGGAVSVSEVFGARISVRWTDKNAPAIKNLHIFKVQPLSLHVIKNLATIGSAPWGLYAYVNEEQRGSLLFGGGFNSNHESYMDVHNKDDIDLSSTAPFEVTVVDNQPLHISFRVTYFNASRFLCTSCGGGDSAGTASQFYDPSLLSATQDPTLTGSADLAGHLGKDEWSSGCPCFDIKFKITKVK, encoded by the coding sequence ATGCGACGTCTGATTTGGTGCTACGCACTCGCCTTTGCTGTTGTTGGTCCCTTGCTATTTCTTGCTCCGGCGAACGCCCTCGCATCCGGTCCGACCCCGCCTTTTACCCAATGCCCTGCCATCGGCGCCGACTTGAGCTGTGGCGTGCTCGTCGTGATCGACGATAAGGGGCGCGTCACAGGTTACTACGATCCCAGCCAGGGACCATATGACGGCGGCGACGACACGCTCGTCGGCATCATCAACAAATCGCACGCCACCGTGACAAGCATTCCACTGAGCGGCCCTGATATTTTCGGTTTCGACGGCGACGGACTGTGCACGTACATTTTGTGCACATGGCCGAATCCGACGGGGTACGAAGGACCGAAGAACACATTCACCGTCACGGACGCAAGCGACGGTTTCGTCAATTTTCCAGGCGGCCTCGCCCCTGGCGCAAGCACGTACTTCTCACTGGAAGGCCCAACGCCGTTTGTTCCATGGGTCGTCGTCCATCCAAGCAATCTCGACCACTTGGACGTCACTCCCAACACAGACCACGGCGGCCTGGATTTCGGAAACCTGGAATCCGGGTTGATGCACGAGCAGACGCTGACAATCACCAACGGCGGCAACACACCGCTGAAAATCAGCAGCGCCACAATACCCGGCAGCGTCTTCAAAGTCGTGCTGGGTCCGAGTACCACGTGCGTCAACGCAAGCGGAACGGTTGTTTCCGTCGATCCTGATGACTCGTGCACCATTCAAGTCTCTTTCACGGCGACGCACATGGGTCTGGTCGAAGAGACCGGCGAGCTGACTCTCACCGACAATGCTACCGATAGCCCGCAATACGTATCGCTACGCGGCACTACGACATTGCACAATCTGCTCGATGGTCAGGTCGGCGAGGAACAAGGCTCACACTATCCCCTGACCAGCCCATGCAAAGCGCATACCGTCATTTTCGGCAAGACGGTCGGTTGGGGGCTTCTCTCTCCCCCGCCGGTTGTCGCGCCGGAAACGCTCGAAGGTCAGGTTGTCGAAGGGCACATCGCAACCGAAGACGCGACGCATGTACCGGTCCTGGGACCGGACTCCTTGCACTTCGCAGCGGACTACAACTTCTTCGTCTACCCCGACCAAGGCTACCGAAAACTGCTGAAGCACGGCAACTTCTTGGTGACCAGCGAGTACACGCCGAGTGAAGTCGGACGCCTCGAGGTGGAATGGGAGCGCGCCGGCCATGGGCATGATGGGTTGCCTGAGTGGGCATGGCCGACCGTCGGAGACAAAGTCAAGGTCGTCGGCTGGCACATCCTCGATTGCAGCCACGGCAAGCCCAACTACCGAACTGAGATTCACCCCCCGCTGTTCGTCGCCACGTATCGAAATGCGGCGCTCGCGCCGCTCGGCGGCTGGAACGGGCGGCTGGGAAGTTCTGACCCCTCAGACAATCACGAGGCGACGCACGTCGATGTCTTTGCCTCGAGCTACGGCGGCGGCGCGTTCGGAATCGAGTTCGGCCACCCCGGACTAACGCATCAACCCGTCAGCGTCCCCACCTACACATTCGACGTGATGGCGCCGCCCAGGCCCAGCGCGACCGCCGTGCTTGCACCTCCTGGCGTGAAGCAGATGCAAGGCGCTCCTGGACCGCTCACCTGGACGCCGACACCCGACGGGCGAGGCTATACCTTCACACTAAAATTCCCGTCGAGCACAGGGACTGTCGTTTCGGGCGGGGGTGCCGTTTCCGTTTCGGAGGTTTTCGGCGCTCGAATCAGCGTGAGGTGGACCGATAAGAACGCGCCAGCCATCAAGAATCTCCACATCTTCAAAGTCCAACCGCTCTCGCTGCACGTCATTAAAAACCTCGCGACGATCGGATCGGCACCGTGGGGACTATACGCCTACGTGAATGAGGAGCAGCGCGGCAGTCTGCTCTTCGGCGGTGGCTTCAACTCCAATCACGAATCGTACATGGACGTGCACAACAAAGATGACATCGATTTGAGCAGCACAGCTCCGTTCGAGGTGACGGTGGTCGACAATCAACCGCTCCACATCTCGTTCCGCGTGACGTACTTCAACGCGTCGCGCTTCCTGTGCACCAGCTGTGGCGGTGGCGATTCCGCGGGAACGGCCTCCCAGTTCTACGATCCAAGCTTGCTGTCGGCCACGCAGGACCCCACGCTGACTGGCAGCGCGGACCTTGCCGGCCACCTTGGTAAAGATGAGTGGAGCAGCGGTTGTCCCTGCTTTGATATAAAGTTCAAGATCACGAAGGTCAAGTAG
- a CDS encoding plastocyanin/azurin family copper-binding protein, producing MLKGVLRTLLGLVLFSLLAPAPAAYHIPATAVLAASAAHRPRLQIINADLDFRPKVRPIQGKLRGYDPAVATVRVGDRIQFVNTDDSIHTATGFAVGGQTVPKNYRFAGDPTKRSGSQLDAREWSSGVLRSHGGKSQILTAKTVGIFYFGCAYHLGDGMRGAIVVKP from the coding sequence ATGCTGAAAGGTGTCTTGCGGACGCTGCTGGGCCTGGTCCTGTTTTCGCTGCTCGCACCAGCGCCTGCAGCGTACCACATCCCCGCCACCGCGGTTCTCGCGGCGTCAGCCGCTCATCGACCTCGGTTGCAGATCATCAACGCAGACCTTGATTTTCGTCCGAAGGTTCGGCCAATACAAGGAAAACTTCGCGGATACGATCCTGCCGTAGCCACCGTGCGCGTCGGCGATCGCATCCAATTCGTCAACACCGACGACTCGATCCACACCGCAACGGGATTTGCTGTCGGCGGTCAAACTGTCCCGAAGAATTATCGATTCGCCGGCGATCCAACCAAGCGATCCGGCAGCCAGCTTGATGCGCGCGAGTGGAGTAGCGGCGTTTTGCGGTCACATGGCGGAAAATCGCAGATCCTCACCGCGAAGACCGTCGGCATCTTTTACTTCGGCTGCGCCTACCACTTGGGTGACGGCATGCGCGGGGCGATCGTAGTAAAGCCCTGA
- a CDS encoding STAS domain-containing protein: MPTKKREPSIQPQAAFDRISLEDQELIKVRGEIDLFNGPLFRNAIAEAAQAGRPVVIDMTGCTYLDSYCVNTLLQIAERPHLAVRVIAASGSAAQRIFELTGISRVVPLTYVDAPAP; this comes from the coding sequence ATGCCGACCAAGAAGCGCGAACCCAGCATTCAACCCCAGGCCGCTTTCGACCGCATCTCCCTTGAAGATCAGGAGCTGATCAAAGTCAGGGGCGAGATAGATTTGTTCAACGGGCCGCTCTTTCGAAACGCAATCGCGGAAGCAGCGCAGGCAGGCCGTCCGGTGGTCATCGACATGACCGGGTGCACGTACTTGGACTCGTATTGCGTCAATACGCTGCTCCAGATCGCCGAACGACCGCATCTCGCCGTGCGCGTCATCGCGGCATCCGGAAGCGCTGCGCAGCGGATCTTCGAACTCACGGGGATATCGCGCGTGGTTCCGCTCACCTACGTCGACGCGCCCGCACCCTAA
- a CDS encoding TlpA disulfide reductase family protein: MKRALGSLVALALSFAAFAPSRADQPPMPGQPAPDFTLPVIANGSGQIALSSFKGHGVYLNFFASWCDPCKEEAPWLSKIARVYAKRNVVVVGIDELDQTQPALAFVKKYRLQYGILSDTDGRVGATYGVNALPLHIFIAPSGKIKAAQIGPMTEREIKTEMDLIAAKP; this comes from the coding sequence GTGAAACGCGCGCTGGGGTCGCTCGTCGCGCTTGCGCTGAGCTTCGCCGCGTTCGCACCGTCGCGCGCCGATCAACCGCCGATGCCGGGCCAGCCGGCTCCGGACTTCACGTTGCCGGTCATCGCAAACGGCAGCGGTCAGATCGCGCTGTCTTCCTTCAAAGGTCACGGCGTGTATCTGAACTTCTTCGCGTCCTGGTGCGACCCGTGTAAAGAAGAAGCGCCGTGGCTGAGCAAGATCGCGCGCGTCTACGCCAAGCGTAACGTGGTGGTGGTCGGCATCGACGAACTCGACCAGACACAGCCGGCGCTCGCATTCGTGAAGAAGTACCGGCTGCAGTATGGGATCCTTTCCGACACTGACGGCCGCGTCGGCGCCACCTACGGGGTCAATGCCCTGCCGCTGCACATTTTCATCGCACCGTCCGGAAAGATCAAGGCGGCGCAGATCGGGCCGATGACCGAGCGCGAGATCAAGACCGAAATGGACCTGATCGCCGCCAAGCCCTGA
- a CDS encoding redoxin domain-containing protein, which yields MEAKAYAARLADFDKLGAEVVGISPDPIDTLARFQKEEKAPQRFASDPKAEAIKAYGVTLEDAGKIYAKRTTFIIGRDGKVAHMVFDWSPLGNVNKTLDWLEAHQQQ from the coding sequence GTGGAGGCGAAAGCCTACGCCGCCAGGCTGGCGGACTTCGACAAGCTCGGCGCCGAGGTCGTGGGCATCTCCCCGGACCCCATCGACACGCTCGCCCGCTTTCAAAAGGAAGAAAAGGCGCCCCAGCGCTTTGCATCCGATCCCAAGGCCGAGGCGATCAAGGCCTATGGGGTGACGCTCGAAGACGCGGGCAAGATCTACGCCAAACGCACGACCTTCATCATCGGTCGCGACGGCAAGGTAGCCCACATGGTGTTCGACTGGAGTCCGCTCGGCAACGTCAACAAGACGCTAGACTGGCTCGAGGCTCACCAACAGCAGTGA